A single genomic interval of Anopheles marshallii chromosome 2, idAnoMarsDA_429_01, whole genome shotgun sequence harbors:
- the LOC128719261 gene encoding transmembrane protease serine 9-like, with amino-acid sequence MSIIFLFLLASVAQCKEFLDDPPSNYTTGNGIADCANRFSATWAVPVTEALGGVRAFQGEFQHMAAIGWTRTSGRIDYLCGGSLITLRFIMTAAHCAVDGKGIPPDTTRLGDTDLGSADDDESAQQVAIAQFIKHPQYRESKRYYDIALIKLAKNIVQQNAVCVACVWREPDSPSALLEAVGFGTLGFGEMLSPTLQKVQLRALDTATCAERIPTNRRQMPEGLRADQMCAHSETMDTCEGDSGGPLQTELHDVFGNAYPLLVGVVSFGTPCTSGSTGVYTRVSSYLDWIEKEVNQSLSYEGCVGSKLCNRKQNPSISAEVKPKLPVNRVGLLWGEKETDIYQCGGVLIDYQYVLTSADCVTSSRGPPRFIASSPVGDRAPVGDVLVNPQYNRDSASNDIALVKISQYANLEETQPLCPWMKNAESKQSSLPLQVAASVSQGPNQYNNSSRKAILQTVQGEQCTVGMNALGNDLVCITRNITLVPKTCQVDYGGPVLIEEANNVYRILGVLSRKTQGCESNVVFTDITPHMQWMESIIFKKLDKWLVFTD; translated from the exons ATGAgcataatttttctttttctgctaGCAAGTGTAGCACAATGCAAAGAATTTTTAGATGATCCTCCCTCTAATTATACCACTGGAAACGGGATCGCAG ATTGTGCAAATCGTTTTTCGGCAACGTGGGCAGTTCCAGTCACCGAGGCGCTCGGAGGAGTGCGTGCTTTTCAGGGAGAGTTTCAACATATGGCCGCCATCGGATGGACCAGAACCTCTGGGAGAATTGATTACCTTTGTGGAGGAAGTTTGATAACTTTGAGGTTCATCATGACTGCGGCTCATTGTGCTGTAGATGGTAAGGG CATTCCACCAGACACCACTCGCTTGGGAGACACGGATCTTGGCagcgctgatgatgatgaatctGCTCAGCAAGTAGCAATTGCACAGTTCATAAAACATCCGCAGTATCGGGAATCAAAAAGGTACTACGATATCGCGCTAATTAAGTTAGCCAAAAACATCGTGCAACAAAatgctgtgtgtgttgcatGTGTATGGCGGGAACCGGATTCGCCTAGTGCTTTGCTGGAGGCAGTGGGCTTCGGTACGCTTGGATTCGGGGAGATGTTAAGTCCCACTTTGCAGAAGGTTCAACTTCGAGCACTGGACACGGCGACATGTGCTGAACGAATCCCAACGAATCGTCGTCAAATGCCCGAAGGATTGCGAGCGGATCAGATGTGTGCACACAGTGAAACCATGGACACTTGTGAAGGCGATTCCGGAGGTCCACTTCAAACGGAGCTACACGATGTGTTTGGTAATGCCTATCCCCTGTTGGTTGGTGTTGTATCATTTGGAACTCCCTGTACGTCAGGATCGACGGGAGTCTACACAAGAGTGAGCTCGTACTTGGATTGGATCGAAAAGGAAGTCAATCAGTCGCTTAGTTATGAAG GTTGTGTTGGAAGTAAGCTATGCAATCGCAAGCAGAATCCCTCAATATCAGCTGAAGTGAAGCCGAAACTGCCCGTCAATCGTGTTGGACTTCTTTggggggaaaaagaaacagacaTCTATCAGTGTGGAGGAGTTTTGATCGATTACCAGTATGTGCTTACATCAGCAGACTGTGTCACGTCCAGCAGGGGTCCTCCGAGATTCATAGCATCGAGCCCGGTTGGTGATCGCGCCCCAGTTGGGGATGTGTTAGTAAATCCGCAATACAACCGAGATAGTGCATCCAATGACATAGCCCTTGTTAAAATAAGTCAATATGCAAACCTTGAAGAAACCCAACCGTTATGCCCATGGATGAAGAACGCAGAGTCCAAGCAAAGTAGTCTACCTCTTCAGGTTGCAGCATCGGTTTCCCAGGGCCCGAATCAATATAACAACAGCTCACGAAAGGCTATACTCCAAACGGTACAAGGTGAACAATGTACGGTTGGTATGAACGCCCTGGGAAACGATCTCGTTTGCATCACCCGAAACATTACGCTGGTGCCGAAAACATGTCAG gttGATTACGGAGGCCCAGTATTGATAGAAGAAGCTAACAACGTGTATCGCATCCTTGGTGTGTTGTCTCGCAAAACACAAGGCTGTGAAAGCAATGTTGTATTCACCGACATCACACCACACATGCAGTGGATGGAATCGATCATATTCAAAAAATTGGATAAATGGCTCGTATTTACCGATTAG
- the LOC128709888 gene encoding polyserase-2-like, which produces MIVLLQTILTVISAVICQDFVNFPPFNYTTGDSFDDCERRFPVESTEYSVIQAVGGERAFQGEFQHMAAIGWTRSAGRIDYLCGGSLITSKFILTAAHCAVDANHIPPDTTRLGDTDLGSKEDDKNAQQVGIARIIKHPQYRESRKYHDIALVELQEQWWINDAINNACVWVESYAPSDLLEAVGFGALGFGEMLSPTLQKVQLRALDTATCAERIPTDRRQMPEGLRADQMCAHSETMDTCEGDSGGPLQTELHDVFGNAYPLLVGVVSFGTPCAEGSTGVYTRVSSYLDWIEKEVNQSLSYEACTRFSRENRKQNPSISATIEENRPFYRVGLLWEKQESDIYQCGGVVIDYQYVLTSADCVTSSRGHPKFVTSAQDAERAPVEEVFVHPRFIKGKPYFDIAVIKIEKYANPKESLPVCPWNEQLYGNWSQSVLLFGATIPDLISKTSELRSYIQSTVHADKRCTAQTDLICISREVALIPGLCKVDYGGPVMTDLYVKNFKVLGILSRATSQGCDSNIIFTSIEPHRQWLESIIFNKLHERLIFSN; this is translated from the exons ATGATCGTCCTATTGCAAACAATATTAACAGTAATTAGTGCAGTCATATGCCAAGATTTTGTAAATTTCCCTCCCTTCAATTACACTACCGGAGACAGCTTTGATG ACTGCGAGCGACGTTTCCCAGTAGAGTCAACCGAATATTCGGTGATTCAAGCAGTCGGTGGAGAACGAGCATTTCAAGGAGAGTTTCAACATATGGCCGCCATCGGATGGACCAGATCCGCTGGAAGAATTGATTATCTTTGTGGAGGAAGTTTGATAACATCGAAATTTATTCTGACAGCGGCTCATTGTGCTGTGGATGCCAACCA TATTCCACCAGACACCACTCGATTGGGAGACACGGATCTTGGTAGTAAAGAAGACGACAAAAATGCGCAACAAGTTGGAATCGCTCGCATCATCAAACATCCGCAATACCGTGAGTCAAGAAAGTACCATGATATTGCGCTAGTCGAGTTGCAGGAACAGTGGTGGATAAACGACGCGATCAACAatgcgtgtgtatgggtgGAATCATACGCACCTAGTGATTTGCTGGAGGCGGTGGGCTTCGGTGCGCTTGGATTCGGGGAGATGTTAAGTCCCACCTTGCAGAAGGTTCAACTTCGAGCACTGGACACGGCGACATGTGCTGAACGTATCCCAACGGATCGTCGTCAAATGCCCGAAGGATTGCGAGCGGATCAGATGTGTGCACACAGTGAAACCATGGACACTTGTGAAGGCGATTCCGGAGGTCCACTTCAAACGGAGCTGCACGATGTGTTTGGCAATGCATATCCCCTGTTGGTTGGTGTTGTATCATTTGGAACTCCCTGTGCCGAAGGATCAACGGGAGTCTACACAAGAGTGAGCTCGTACTTGGATTGGATCGAGAAGGAAGTCAATCAGTCGCTTAGTTATGAAG CATGTACCAGATTTAGCAGGGAAAACCGTAAACAGAATCCCTCAATATCTGCTACAATCGAGGAAAACAGGCCTTTCTATCGCGTTGGACTGCTATGGGAGAAACAAGAGTCAGACATCTATCAGTGTGGAGGAGTTGTAATCGATTATCAGTATGTCCTTACATCAGCAGACTGTGTCACGTCCAGCAGGGGTCATCCAAAGTTTGTAACATCAGCCCAAGATGCTGAACGTGCCCCAGTTGAGGAAGTATTTGTTCATCCTCGATTTATTAAAGGAAAACCTTATTTTGATATAGCTGTTATAAAGATAGAGAAATACGCAAATCCGAAAGAAAGTCTTCCAGTTTGTCCGTGGAATGAACAGCTGTATGGCAATTGGAGCCAGAGCGTGCTTCTGTTTGGAGCAACCATTCCAGATCTAATTTCGAAAACTTCTGAACTTCGCAGCTATATACAGTCAACAGTGCATGCAGATAAAAGATGCACCGCACAAACGGATCTGATCTGTATCAGCCGTGAAGTGGCGTTGATACCTGGGTTGTGTAAG GTTGATTACGGAGGTCCTGTTATGACTGACCTTTATGTGAAGAATTTTAAAGTTCTTGGTATACTGTCTCGAGCCACGAGCCAAGGATGTGACAGCAACATTATATTCACCAGTATTGAACCTCATAGGCAATGGTTAGAGTCGATTATATTTAACAAATTACATGAGCGGCTTATATTTAGCAATTGA